In Fimbriimonadaceae bacterium, the following are encoded in one genomic region:
- the hisB gene encoding imidazoleglycerol-phosphate dehydratase HisB has product MRSAQIERVTRETQIRGSLAIEGSGSYDVATGIRFLDHMLELFARHGGFDLALHATGDLDVDQHHTVEDLGIVLGQLVAGALGDRKGILRAGYFVQPMDETLAVVALDLGGRPALVYRDLVRARFVGDLQAELLHDFFDGFAVHAGANVHVKVLYGRSTHHKVEAVFKGFARALRFACSTDERLRDQLPSTKGLL; this is encoded by the coding sequence GTGAGATCGGCGCAGATCGAGCGCGTCACGCGCGAAACGCAGATTCGGGGCTCCTTGGCGATCGAGGGGAGCGGAAGCTACGACGTCGCCACGGGCATCCGGTTCCTCGACCACATGCTGGAGTTGTTCGCCCGTCACGGCGGATTCGATCTGGCGCTGCACGCGACGGGCGATCTGGACGTGGACCAGCACCACACGGTCGAGGACCTCGGGATCGTGTTGGGCCAACTCGTCGCGGGCGCGCTGGGAGATCGAAAGGGCATCTTGAGGGCCGGCTATTTCGTGCAGCCGATGGACGAAACCCTCGCGGTGGTCGCGCTCGACCTCGGAGGGCGACCCGCGCTCGTGTACCGAGACCTCGTCCGCGCGCGGTTCGTGGGGGACCTGCAGGCCGAGTTGCTGCACGATTTCTTCGACGGCTTCGCGGTGCACGCGGGCGCGAACGTGCACGTGAAGGTGCTCTACGGGCGTTCGACGCACCACAAGGTGGAGGCGGTCTTCAAAGGCTTTGCCCGTGCCTTGCGGTTCGCCTGTTCGACGGACGAGCGCCTGCGGGACCAGTTGCCGTCGACGAAGGGGCTGTTGTGA